A section of the Humulus lupulus chromosome 2, drHumLupu1.1, whole genome shotgun sequence genome encodes:
- the LOC133814937 gene encoding uncharacterized protein LOC133814937, which produces MTLMEMLLRTKKCSCRRFDLTGLSCEHALAGARDHGISPYTLCSRFYTVEAWLSSYGGSVYTLGNEESWVIPNDIGSMMIAPPLVKQKAGRPKKKRHLLKGSKNSKQHRCSRCGVLGHNRVMCTTVCPPPSRHA; this is translated from the coding sequence ATGACCTTGATGGAGATGTTGCTGAGGACGAAAAAATGTAGTTGTAGAAGATTTGATTTGACAGGTCTTTCTTGTGAACATGCTCTAGCTGGTGCTCGAGATCATGGCATTAGTCCATATACTTTATGCTCCAGATTCTACACAGTTGAAGCATGGTTGTCATCCTATGGTGGATCTGTATATACGCTAGGTAATGAAGAATCTTGGGTGATACCAAATGACATAGGAAGTATGATGATAGCTCCTCCTTTAGTGAAGCAGAAGGCtggtcgtccaaagaagaaacGACATCTATTAAAGGGTTCGAAGAATAGCAAACAACATAGATGTAGTAGATGTGGTGTCCTGGGCCACAATCGAGTGATGTGCACCACCGTTTGTCCCCCACCGTCTAGACATGCTTAG